DNA from Mycobacterium sp. SMC-8:
GGGCAGCCCGTTGAAGAACAGGAAGTCCGGGTCGACATTGGTCTTGACGGCCTGCACGATGCGCGCGACCAGGTCGAAATTCCCTGTGCCGTCCTTGAACCCGACCACGTTGGGGATCTGTGCGACGGCGACCGCGGATTCCTCGGTGAAGCGGGCGTTGTTGCGGTTGTAGACGATGACGGGCAGATCGGCGGCCGCGGCGACCTCCCGCGTGTAGTCGACCAGTCCCGCCTGCGGCACCTCGACCAGGTAGGGCGGCATCAGCAGCAGGCCGTCGGCGCCCGCCTGCTCGGCCGCTGCCGCGAATCGCTTGGCCTGGGCCACCGCGCCGCCGGCGCCGGCGTAGACCGGAACGCGCCCGGCGACCACGTCGACGGCGGTACGCACCACCTCGGTGTACTCCTGCACCTCCAGGGCGTGGAATTCCCCTGTGCCACAAGCGATGAACACCCCGCCCGGACCGGCCTCCACGCCCTTGGAAAGGTGGCGGGCCAGCGCGTCGAGGTCGACGGTTCCGGACTCGGTCATCGGGGTGACGGG
Protein-coding regions in this window:
- a CDS encoding 5-dehydro-4-deoxyglucarate dehydratase; its protein translation is MRPTFDSVLFFPVTPMTESGTVDLDALARHLSKGVEAGPGGVFIACGTGEFHALEVQEYTEVVRTAVDVVAGRVPVYAGAGGAVAQAKRFAAAAEQAGADGLLLMPPYLVEVPQAGLVDYTREVAAAADLPVIVYNRNNARFTEESAVAVAQIPNVVGFKDGTGNFDLVARIVQAVKTNVDPDFLFFNGLPTAETTQLAYRAIGVPLYSSATFAFAPDLALAFYNALDSGNEQLADALLNAFFIPLVRLRDTVPGYAVSLVKAGVTMEGVPAGPVRPPLVMPSTDDVAELAAIVEAGRAVLSGALAHAV